A region from the Manihot esculenta cultivar AM560-2 chromosome 13, M.esculenta_v8, whole genome shotgun sequence genome encodes:
- the LOC110629235 gene encoding uncharacterized protein LOC110629235, with translation MARGRGKEDARNADRGVLTGTGRGRGRGDPEIVRGRGTIATAPSSVDFRAPALTPTTPVSYSAPTAPPLAPVAPTAPNSSGSVPESSASRSASGMGDHSYTSSSYATRTYCYVHASGNLMPSEKTSGACIKIFQNYNVEEGSSWKNIQQSTKDFYFREFEKEFHWDEGSAAIVRKAWNKKVATRYKDFLKNEKKKQKKNWSTPEYVAKSMKYSKNRLTEKGGEGAGPSTHTGDSHKEIENYLKLKEQHSSQNVGSDHVEGDGGTINEDQLFITAAGGWQGSRVYGLGSAASSAFSQTGTVGKTTNVPSSQSPEWKKEIEAKFEEKYNSLHKLIEDQNQIIAQMRDELQATRMGQQSSSLMPSTSDMPPAQRSPGDSHIN, from the exons ATGGCCAGGGGTAGAGGTAAAGAAGATGCACGTAATGCTGATCGTGGTGTTTTGACGGGTACAGGTAGAGGCCGAGGCCGAGGTGATCCAGAAATTGTTCGTGGTCGCGGCACTATAGCCACTGCACCTTCTTCAGTTGACTTTAGAGCCCCTGCACTAACTCCAACAACCCCTGTATCATACTCAGCCCCTACAGCCCCTCCACTTGCTCCAGTTGCCCCCACTGCACCAAATTCTTCAGGTTCTGTTCCTGAATCGAGTGCTAGTCGATCTGCATCGGGAATGGGAGATCACTCGTATACGTCCTCATCATATGCTACTAGGACCTACTGTTATGTGCATGCAAGCGGAAA TCTTATGCCTTCTGAGAAGACATCTGGTGCCTGCATaaagatttttcaaaattacAATGTCGAGGAGGGTTCTTCCTGGAAGAATATCCAACAATCcacaaaagatttttatttcAGAGAGTTTGAG aAAGAATTTCACTGGGATGAAGGAAGTGCTGCAATAGTGAGGAAGGCATGGAATAAAAAAGTAGCTACCCGATACAAAGACTTtctgaaaaatgaaaagaagaaacaaaagaaga ATTGGAGTACTCCAGAGTATGTAGCAAAGTCAATGAAGTACTCAAAGAACCGCCTAACAGAGAAGGGAGGTGAAGGAGCTGGTCCTTCTACACATACAG GTGATTCTCACAAGGAAATT GAAAATTATTTGAAGCTAAAAGAACAACATTCAAGCCAAAATGTGGGATCAGATCATGTGGAAGGAGATGGAGGAACTATTAATGAGGATCAATTGTTCATTACTGCAGCAGGAGGATGGCAAGGAAGTCGAGTTTATGGTTTAGGTAGTGCTGCCTCTTCTGCCTTCTCTCAAACAGGAACTGTGGGAAAAACAACAAATGTTCCATCATCCCAATCACCAGAATGGAAGAAGGAAATTGAAGCAAAGTTTGAAGAGAAGTATAATAGTTTGCATAAACTTATAGAAGACCAAAATCAGATAATAGCTCAAATGCGTGATGAACTACAGGCAACGAGGATGGGACAACAGTCTTCCTCATTGATGCCATCAACATCTGATATGCCTCCAGCTCAAAGATCCCCTGGTGATTCACATATAAATTAG
- the LOC110629394 gene encoding pentatricopeptide repeat-containing protein At4g19191, mitochondrial, with protein MKSPVPLCLNLFPNLSMVVDLWNSKIREAVSQNNAHKALFLFRQMKQNGLQPNNLTFPFISKACGKVCNFEYSQIIHTHILKSPFYSNVFVQTAMLDMYVKCHELNMAYKLFVEMPKRDVASWNVMLVGFAQLGFFDKVVHIFREMRYAGNFPDSITVKGMSQAISCVKDLKLAKGVHSFGIRIGTDNDVSVANTWISLYAKCSDLEMAKSVFDGIEVGLRSIVSWNSMIAGYAYLEKFLEAFNSYKWMLCDGLRPDISTSISLLSSCVLPERVFQGMQIHSHVIRLGCDSDIHVVNTLISMYSKCGDVHSARFLFDSICKRSCVTWTAMISGYAKKQGMDEALNLFNAMEAAGETPDLVTVLSMISGCGQTGALGLGKWIDAYATMNCLKHNVVVCNALIDMYAKCGSISDSRDVFNTMPSKTVVSWTTMIAGLALNGSFEEALNLFNRMIELEMKPNHITFLAILQACTHGGFLEKGWECFNMMTKVYKISPGLDHYSCMADLLGRKGKLKEALKFIQDMPVEPDAAIWSGLLSACKIHHNIEIGEYASQRLFEMEPYVSFPYVEMANIYASAGRWDGVARMRYMMRSNRIKKSPGQSFVEVNGKTCAFTVEDRGHFDRDLIYAVLDGLILQSKEEGSSQHSDGTQKFDLEISNIE; from the coding sequence ATGAAATCTCCAGTTCCTCTGTGCCTAAACCTTTTTCCTAATCTCTCCATGGTCGTTGATCTCTGGAACTCTAAAATACGAGAAGCTGTAAGTCAGAACAATGCCCACAAAGCCCTTTTTCTCTTCCGCCAAATGAAACAAAATGGCCTGCAACCCAACAATTTGACCTTCCCTTTCATATCCAAAGCCTGTGGCAAGGTTTGCAATTTTGAATATTCCCAAATCATCCACACCCACATCTTAAAGTCCCCATTTTACTCAAATGTGTTTGTACAAACAGCGATGCTTGATATGTATGTAAAATGCCATGAACTAAACATGGCATATAAGCTGTTTGTGGAAATGCCAAAAAGGGATGTTGCTTCTtggaatgtgatgcttgtgggtTTCGCACAACTGGGTTTCTTTGATAAAGTTGTTCATATATTTCGGGAGATGAGGTATGCAGGCAATTTTCCTGATTCAATCACAGTTAAGGGAATGAGTCAGGCCATATCATGtgtgaaggatttgaaattaGCAAAGGGTGTTCACTCATTTGGAATTCGAATTGGGACAGATAATGATGTTTCTGTTGCTAACACTTGGATATCATTATATGCTAAATGTAGTGATTTGGAGATGGCCAAGTCAGTTTTTGATGGAATTGAAGTAGGTTTAAGGAGTATAGTCTCATGGAATTCTATGATTGCAGGGTATGCTTATCTGGAGAAATTTTTAGAGGCTTTTAATTCTTACAAATGGATGCTGTGTGATGGATTGAGGCCTGATATTAGTACGAGTATTAGCTTGCTTTCTTCATGTGTACTGCCAGAGAGAGTTTTTCAAGGTATGCAGATTCATTCCCATGTAATTAGATTAGGTTGTGATTCAGATATTCACGTGGTTAATACTCTTATATCTATGTATTCCAAGTGTGGAGATGTTCACTCTGCAAGATTTTTATTTGACAGCATATGCAAAAGAAGTTGTGTTACTTGGACTGCCATGATAAGTGGTTATGCAAAGAAACAGGGTATGGATGAGGCCTTGAATTTGTTCAATGCAATGGAAGCAGCTGGTGAGACACCTGATTTGGTTACTGTACTTTCTATGATTTCGGGTTGTGGCCAAACCGGTGCTCTTGGACTCGGAAAGTGGATTGATGCTTATGCCACTATGAACTGTTTAAAGCACAATGTTGTGGTTTGCAATGCATTGATAGACATGTATGCAAAATGTGGAAGTATATCTGATTCCAGGGATGTCTTTAATACCATGCCCAGTAAAACTGTTGTCTCCTGGACAACCATGATTGCAGGTTTGGCTTTGAATGGATCATTTGAAGAAGCTTTGAACCTTTTCAATAGGATGATTGAGTTGGAGATGAAGCCAAATCACATAACATTTCTAGCCATACTTCAAGCATGCACTCATGGTGGTTTTCTTGAGAAAGGTTGGGAATGCTTCAATATGATGACCAAAGTTTATAAGATAAGTCCTGGATTAGATCATTATTCCTGCATGGCAGATCTCCTTGGTCGTAAAGGAAAGCTAAAAGAAGCATTGAAATTTATTCAAGATATGCCTGTTGAACCTGATGCAGCCATATGGAGTGGATTACTTAGTGCTTGCAAGATACACCACAACATCGAGATTGGTGAATATGCTTCTCAGCGCCTCTTTGAGATGGAGCCCTATGTTTCCTTTCCATATGTTGAGATGGCTAACATATATGCATCAGCAGGAAGGTGGGATGGAGTTGCAAGGATGAGATATATGATGAGAAGTAACAGGATTAAGAAGTCACCAGGACAGAGCTTTGTTGAAGTAAATGGGAAAACTTGTGCTTTCACTGTTGAAGACAGAGGTCATTTTGACAGGGATCTAATATATGCTGTTTTGGATGGTTTGATTTTGCAGTCAAAGGAAGAAGGTTCCTCACAACATTCAGATGGAACTCAAAAATTTGACTTGGAAATTAGTAATATAGAATGA
- the LOC110630549 gene encoding probable galacturonosyltransferase-like 4, which produces MALIWSSSSLLLLLGLLSLFHPFTTMVGCIRVGTVIRKPSPELPTFLEAPSFRNGNACGSQEIDIIHIAMTLDVNYLRGTMAAVLSMLQHSTCPENLSFHFLSVHYELELSSSINSTFPFLNFTIYRFDSKRVQGKISRSIRQALDQPLNYARNYLSDIIPIHVKRVIYLDSDIIVVDDVGKLWDVDMKGKVVAAPEYCHANFTQYFTGTFWADPALSKTFEGRIPCYFNTGVMVVDVDKWRKGEYTQRVEKWMAVQKQKRIYQLGSLPPFLLVLAGNIEPVDHRWNQHGLGGDNFQGKCRSLHPGPISLLHWSGKGKPWLRLDSRKPCIVDHLWAPYDLYRSSKHYLEE; this is translated from the coding sequence ATGGCCTTGATTTGGAGCTCctcctctcttcttctcctccttggCCTCCTGTCTCTCTTCCACCCTTTCACCACCATGGTAGGCTGCATTCGTGTCGGAACAGTTATTCGGAAACCCTCGCCGGAGCTTCCCACTTTTCTGGAAGCTCCCTCTTTTCGCAATGGCAATGCTTGTGGGTCACAGGAGATCGACATCATCCATATTGCCATGACCCTTGATGTTAATTACCTTAGAGGTACAATGGCTGCCGTGCTCTCAATGCTACAACATTCCACGTGTCCTGAAAATCTCTCATTCCACTTCCTCTCTGTGCATTATGAACTTGAGCTATCTTCAAGCATAAACTCAACCTTCCCGTTCTTGAACTTTACTATCTACCGGTTCGATTCTAAGCGGGTTCAGGGAAAGATATCCAGGTCCATTCGACAAGCTTTGGACCAGCCATTGAATTATGCAAGAAATTATCTTTCTGATATCATACCAATACATGTGAAACGAGTTATTTACTTGGATTCAGATATTATCGTAGTGGATGACGTCGGAAAATTATGGGACGTGGATATGAAAGGTAAGGTAGTGGCTGCACCAGAATATTGCCATGCAAATTTTACTCAGTACTTCACTGGAACATTTTGGGCAGACCCAGCACTGTCAAAAACATTTGAAGGAAGGATTCCTTGTTATTTCAACACAGGAGTGATGGTGGTAGATGTAGATAAATGGAGAAAAGGTGAGTATACACAAAGAGTTGAGAAGTGGATGGCAGTGCAAAAGCAAAAGAGGATATATCAGCTAGGGTCTTTGCCACCATTTTTGCTTGTTCTGGCTGGAAATATCGAGCCAGTGGACCATAGATGGAACCAACATGGGCTAGGTGGTGATAACTTTCAAGGGAAATGCAGGAGTCTTCATCCGGGTCCAATTAGCCTTCTTCATTGGAGTGGTAAGGGTAAGCCATGGCTAAGGTTAGATTCTAGGAAGCCATGCATCGTTGATCATTTATGGGCTCCATATGATCTCTACCGTTCATCAAAACATTATTTAGAAGAATAA